The proteins below are encoded in one region of Helicoverpa zea isolate HzStark_Cry1AcR chromosome 21, ilHelZeax1.1, whole genome shotgun sequence:
- the LOC124640611 gene encoding tight junction protein ZO-1 isoform X4 produces the protein MAAVGDVCAGLLRHKHILLRELCDTNILDVLVKKGILNLNEFEIITGANDSDKCNYFIEIVSKQSGAKLNDLCVVLSKECPKLSKELLNDRHRFIVNGYGDHTKENMVMNHNLHRESPRSRRSVSQCSCNSISRRSSAAASPMPMPLPPLNNTVEMYVEPVVEDTAERSAGWETHRVRLNRVPGYGFGIAVSGGRDNPHFASGDPSIAVSDVLRGGPAEDKLQVNDRIVSVNGVPLENVEYARAVQVLRDSGATVSLVVRRRAPAPPPTAPTTIKLSLSRNGKKEDFGIVLGCKLYVKELTLRAREQLNQGGQGLCEGDMVTRINNTPVTDAMTLKEARKLIESCKDRLNLVVTRELIREETVTNGNYQNNYNSLEASPHNVYGPAEASPAYSSSGQNLYVAAPVRGGDARRGPMSHEQLDQPPRPPPPRNEDYYSSRRQLYEEEAMNNQRNKPTSEPRLISFQKEGSVGLRLCGGNRSGVFVSGVQPTSPAALQGLQPADKILKVNDMEMKGVTREEAVLFLLSLQERIDLIVQHSPDEYNAVASGQMPGDSFHIKTHFHYTEPTDGEMSFRCGDVFHVVDTLHNGTVGAWQVYRIGRNNQEVQKGTIPNKARAEELATAQFNATKKEMSGNDGKHNFFRRRRSTHRRSKSLGKEHWDEVVLSDSISKFPAYERVVLKQPGFVRPVIVLGAVADIARERLLTESPDKFSSPKMDSTLEDTKTKSAGIIRLSSIRTIMERGKHALLDITPNAVDRLNYAQFYPIVIFLKADNKHIIKQLRAGLPKSAHKSSKKLLEQCQHMERVWGHVFTHTITLSEANQNTWFSKLIDLIQRTQQQQLWVSETKRPEPLSDDFLFSMSSSTENRLSYASSPESDLEVSPPPAPRLVKSSSDPSIATTQDNMDRDDDINHMADAVPPPYTQGGYGDSKYGFSATTNGAPTNGVNHNQGHSMSNNEAPPYQQCNPMTHSPPHSPLYGTVPELPPRSTASRPAGGVLLPAPPPARPPHNMRHNTPGNRPSAQERLFGPPKDGGSDEAATYTARPTSMIIQPSQGQGSLDRHRHPSNPQSSYDGTSSYDYSGASNNGSAVGSCRLPPNAPDDLKVAPPSIKMEPPPPPNPTAMSQSNMTQSPQRNSNSHEHNSLDYRSPDNGYRPPEYRSPQSSRPPPMNGNSPHTPMHARGPSLPNVPTNDHAKYSGRTNSASQADYSGRGGAPVPPYKPVPPPKPKHYRPPDNSHHPRNGSMEPPPPSGPPGPRPAAPGGYPGAPHYSHQHSHSQPAHRPHNHNNYQQQNMYGGQMPPQSPPYSGPPSHHRAINLPHNPHLIDLAGSREQRGSAFELYRKPQHMHNLSSSDAMNSSVERDETFSPKTKKKLSKKPSFIKNAVLDLFRSKTKNSQKVSRQKSLCESDLQQRQNMPQMPMLRRERSDLSDMSIHMRNQQIRNQMLQRSNSSSCEKPVLKPILKRQSSFCDERNGSICTVRDYDAKPVMKSLRRQNSMCDIETEPKVTPLLRRQNSLIEYNRRGIYGQTSSFNMITKIDPIYQRQQQVKHEPFHPTQPLPPEPLYQSKDHIVYDPIPKPRRTYTSVYDTSTETPYASRSEMSNQSFENPYGNRHTMQMPIMDSPYATRAECIRESPYATTAECVRENPYATRAECVRESPYATKAECVRESPYATRAECIRESPYATRADCVRESPYATREECIRESPYATRSEIMGESMYTNKQDISKQSDSFYSESPYSSKEQMLRTRLTPDSPYATKEEMLRQRFSESPYSTKEEMLKQRMESSKEPIYGKRTYEPPPVTSWNENHYGVRPDRRLQTPVNFPGRVSPMSKCMSEPPYATRTEMMARLGQTESPYATRAEVKSSCSDTQYSTRHEMMDMRPDVRPASAECTYVSKQEILSQKAALLAKKESSYGIRLEEKLEIIKQRNQAKKEMIYQTRKEANESDSVKIREPLYVSKRDLKESVIYESHQETKEVTQTEEQDSASSSSARSSPYELGHANHLSRREPVYQTKAEAEGGKESETFQEIDFSKLRLTESKTDAEKQKSKNIETSILKGEPMYAPRLHGKADHISNALKVTTVPVPYESTTSMETHYASECSMNFENKPQSTPYTSQDLQDRTNKPSRSVTFCEQILEKSAETSAENSQNMSSSQNETTVIQQNTTVIPSTSDANDSGTSKPAEVEPDGPHTTWGIFDSEGGVLEDRQWGVSLIIPPKAIAPGIKQKIYFTVSDPRLSQRVGGPPIDMDNGEAMLSPLVMCGPQGLVFLRPVTLRLPHCANAVPSLGLTIKATDTEAHLSTDWDQIHLPATTTLNTVAVKVDHF, from the exons ACGGCCGAACGCAGTGCTGGTTGGGAGACGCATCGAGTCCGTCTCAACCGGGTGCCAGGCTACGGGTTCGGCATCGCCGTCTCCGGCGGCAGGGACAACCCTCACTTCGCCAGTGGAGATCCCTCCATTGCAGTATCGGACGTGTTACGAGGAGGACCAGCTGAAGATAAACTGCA AGTCAACGACAGAATAGTATCAGTAAACGGCGTTCCGCTAGAAAATGTGGAGTACGCGCGTGCGGTGCAAGTGTTGCGTGATAGTGGCGCCACCGTGTCGCTGGTGGTGCGGCgacgtgcgcccgcgccgcccccCACCGCGCCCACCACTATCAAACTCTCACTTAGTAGGAATGGAAAGAAAGAAG ATTTTGGAATAGTATTAGGATGCAAACTATACGTCAAAGAGCTGACGTTACGAGCCAGGGAACAGTTAAACCAAGGTGGCCAGGGTCTTTGCGAAGGAGATATGGTGACGAGGATCAACAACACACCAGTGACTGATGCCATGACGCTCAAGGAAGCAAGGAAGCTCATAGAATCTTGTAAAGACCGCTTGAACTTAGTCGTGACAAGAGAACTGATTAGGGAAGAAACAGTCACGAATGGAAATTACCAGAATAATTATAATAGTCTTG AAGCCAGTCCACACAACGTATACGGTCCTGCAGAAGCTTCCCCTGCGTACTCGAGTAGTGGTCAGAACTTGTACGTGGCGGCACCGGTCCGCGGCGGAGATGCACGAAGAGGCCCGATGTCGCACGAACAGCTCGACCAGCCGCCTAGACCGCCGCCGCCGAGGAATGAAG ATTACTACAGTAGTAGAAGACAGCTTTATGAAGAAGAAGCAATGAATAATCAAAGAAATAAACCAAC GAGTGAGCCAAGGCTGATCAGTTTCCAAAAAGAGGGGTCTGTGGGACTCCGTTTGTGCGGAGGCAACCGGTCTGGAGTCTTCGTGTCGGGGGTGCAACCTACGAGTCCGGCAGCGTTGCAGGGCTTGCAACCTGCTGATAAAATACTTAAG GTGAACGACATGGAGATGAAGGGCGTGACGCGGGAGGAGGCGGTGCTGTTCCTGCTGAGCCTGCAGGAGAGGATCGACCTTATTGTCCAGCACTCGCCCGATGAGTATAATGCTGTTGCTAGTGGACAGATGC CGGGCGACTCTTTCCACATAAAGACACATTTCCACTACACGGAGCCGACGGACGGCGAGATGTCGTTCCGATGTGGCGATGTGTTCCACGTTGTTGATACACTACACAACGGCACTGTGGGGGCTTGGCAGGTTTATAGGATAG GTCGTAATAACCAAGAGGTCCAAAAAGGCACAATCCCCAACAAGGCCCGAGCTGAAGAGCTGGCAACAGCGCAGTTCAACGCTACCAAGAAGGAGATGAGCGGCAACGACGGCAAACACAACTTCTTCAGAAGACGTCGGTCTACGCATCGGCGGAGCAAGAGTTTGGGCAAG GAACATTGGGACGAGGTAGTACTATCAGACAGCATCAGCAAGTTCCCGGCATACGAGCGAGTAGTACTGAAGCAGCCTGGCTTTGTTCGACCAGTCATAGTGTTAGGCGCCGTCGCGGATATAGCTAGAGAACGATTGCTGACCGAGAGCCCTGATAAATTCTCCTCACCAA AAATGGACAGTACTCTAGAAGATACCAAAACGAAGTCCGCCGGTATCATCCGCCTATCAAGCATCAGAACTATCATGGAGAGAGGCAAGCATGCCTTACTGGACATCACACCTAACGCCGTGGACAGACTCAACTACGCCCAGTTCTACCCTATTGTGATATTCCTTAAAGCTGATAACAAACATATCATTAAGCAGCTGAGGGCTGGGTTGCCAAA GTCTGCTCACAAATCGTCAAAGAAGCTTCTAGAACAGTGCCAACACATGGAAAGAGTTTGGGGCCACGTGTTCACTCACACTATCACTCTGAGCGAAGCGAACCAAAACACTTGGTTCAGTAAGCTCATAGACTTGATACAAAGGACACAGCAGCAGCAACTATGGGTGTCTGAGACCAAG AGGCCAGAGCCATTGTCCGACGACTTTTTGTTCTCAATGTCTTCGAGTACTGAGAATAGACTGTCTTACGCGTCGAGTCCTGAAAGTGACTTGGAAGTGAGTCCGCCGCCTGCGCCGAGACTCGTCAAGTCCTCGTCTGACCCCTCGATAGCTACGACACAAGACAACATGGATCGGGACGACGATATCAACCATATGGCCGATGCTGTGCCACCTCCTTATACG CAAGGCGGTTACGGAGACAGCAAGTATGGTTTCTCGGCCACCACGAATGGGGCTCCCACGAACGGCGTGAACCACAACCAGGGCCACAGCATGAGCAACAACGAGGCACCGCCCTACCAGCAGTGCAATCCTATGACGCATTCACCTCCACACTCCCCGCTGTATGGAACCG TACCAGAGCTGCCCCCGCGCAGCACGGCGAGCCGGCCGGCGGGCGGCGTGCTgctgcccgcgccgccgcccgcccgaCCGCCGCACAACATGCGACATAACACTCCT GGGAACCGTCCAAGTGCTCAAGAGCGTCTGTTTGGTCCTCCTAAGGACGGGGGCAGTGATGAGGCAGCTACGTACACCGCGAGACCGACCAGCATGATCATACAGCCTAGTCAGGGGCAAGGGTCCTTGGATAGGCATCGACATCCTTCTAATCCG CAGAGCTCATATGACGGCACTTCATCGTACGACTACAGCGGCGCGTCAAACAACGGCTCGGCAGTAGGCTCGTGTCGACTGCCGCCCAACGCACCTGATGACCTGAAAGTTGCACCTCCTTCCAT TAAAATGGAACCACCCCCACCTCCGAACCCGACGGCCATGTCCCAGAGCAACATGACGCAGAGTCCACAGAGAAACTCCAACTCGCATGAACACAACTCACTGGATTACAGAAGTCCAGATAATGGATACAG GCCGCCAGAATACCGCAGCCCTCAGTCCTCCCGTCCGCCCCCGATGAACGGCAACAGTCCGCACACACCGATGCACGCGCGCGGACCCTCACTGCCCAACGTGCCTACTAATGATCATGCTAAGTACAG TGGGCGCACAAACTCGGCATCTCAAGCGGACTACAGCGGTCGCGGCGGAGCGCCCGTCCCGCCGTACAAGCCGGTGCCGCCGCCCAAGCCCAAGCACTACCGCCCGCCAGACAACTCGCACCATCCTAGGAATGGG AGCATGGAGCCGCCCCCACCGTCAGGCCCCCCGGGCCCCCGACCCGCAGCCCCAGGCGGGTACCCGGGTGCTCCTCACTACTCGCACCAGCACTCGCACTCGCAGCCCGCGCACAGGCCGCACAACCATAATAATTATCAACAG CAAAACATGTACGGAGGTCAGATGCCGCCGCAGTCACCGCCCTACTCGGGGCCTCCGTCACACCACAGAGCTATCAACCTACCACACAACCCACATCTCATAG ATTTAGCAGGTAGTAGAGAGCAACGTGGATCAGCGTTCGAGCTTTACAGGAAACCTCAACATATGCACAATTTAAG TTCATCAGATGCCATGAACTCGAGTGTGGAGCGCGACGAGACGTTCTCACCAAAAACTAAAaagaaattatctaaaaaaccaTCGTTCATTAAAAACGCCGTCCTCGATCTATTCCGTTCGAAAACGAAAAATTCACAAAAGGTGTCTCGACAGAAGTCACTGTGCGAAAGTGACTTGCAACAGAGACAGAACATGCCTCAGATGCCGATGTTAAGACGAGAGAGGTCTGACCTCAGCGATATGAGCATACACATGAGAAACCAACAAATTAGAAATCAGATGTTGCAACGTAGCAACTCATCTTCTTGTGAAAAGCCAGTATTGAAGCCAATTCTGAAACGGCAGAGTTCGTTTTGTGATGAAAGAAACGGATCTATCTGTACCGTCAGAGATTATGATGCTAAACCGGTCATGAAAAGCCTGCGAAGGCAAAATTCCATGTGTGACATAGAAACAGAACCGAAAGTTACCCCGCTGTTGCGTAGACAGAATTCTCTCATAGAGTATAATAGGAGAGGCATCTACGGACAGACGTCCAGCTTTAATATGATAACCAAAATAGACCCCATCTACCAAAGACAACAACAAGTTAAACACGAACCATTTCACCCCACACAACCGTTACCTCCAGAACCGTTATACCAAAGCAAGGATCATATTGTTTATGATCCTATTCCTAAACCTCGAAGGACCTATACTTCAGTGTATGACACTTCTACAGAAACCCCTTATGCCAGTCGATCTGAAATGTCTAACCAGAGTTTTGAGAATCCTTACGGAAACAGGCATACTATGCAAATGCCAATTATGGATTCGCCTTATGCTACCAGGGCTGAATGTATAAGAGAAAGTCCGTATGCAACTACAGCAGAGTGTGTTAGAGAAAATCCGTATGCAACTAGAGCAGAATGTGTTCGAGAAAGTCCGTATGCAACTAAAGCAGAATGTGTTCGAGAAAGTCCTTATGCTACAAGAGCTGAGTGCATTCGAGAGAGTCCGTACGCTACCAGGGCAGATTGCGTTAGAGAGAGCCCTTATGCTACAAGAGAAGAATGTATCAGAGAAAGCCCATATGCAACTAGAAGTGAAATAATGGGAGAAAGTATgtacacaaacaaacaagacaTATCAAAGCAATCCGATTCTTTTTACAGTGAATCTCCGTATTCTAGTAAAGAGCAAATGTTACGAACGAGGCTAACACCAGACAGTCCATACGCGACTAAAGAAGAAATGTTACGACAGAGATTTTCCGAATCTCCTTACAGCACAAAAGAAGAAATGCTGAAACAGAGAATGGAAAGTTCTAAGGAACCCATTTACGGAAAGAGGACATACGAGCCACCACCTGTCACGTCTTGGAATGAGAATCATTATGGTGTAAGGCCAGACAGAAGATTACAAACACCCGTGAATTTTCCCGGGAGAGTGTCACCTATGAGCAAATGTATGAGTGAGCCTCCATATGCCACACGAACAGAAATGATGGCCCGACTTGGTCAAACCGAGTCACCATATGCTACAAGAGCTGAAGTTAAATCTAGTTGCTCTGACACACAATACAGCACTCGCCACGAAATGATGGATATGAGACCTGACGTAAGACCTGCCTCCGCAGAGTGTACTTACGTATCAAAACAAGAAATTTTATCCCAGAAAGCAGCGCTACTCGCTAAAAAAGAATCAAGTTATGGCATACGACTAGAAGAAAaacttgaaataataaaacaaaggaaTCAGGCAAAGAAAGAAATGATTTATCAAACTAGAAAGGAAGCTAACGAAAGTGATTCGGTAAAGATAAGAGAACCTCTCTATGTGTCGAAAAGAGATTTGAAAGAGAGTGTCATATACGAGTCTCATCAGGAAACAAAGGAAGTGACACAAACTGAAGAACAAGATAGTGCTAGCAGCAGTAGTGCTAGAAGTAGCCCTTACGAGCTTGGTCATGCTAATCACTTATCTCGTAGAGAGCCTGTATATCAGACCAAGGCGGAGGCAGAGGGAGGCAAAGAAAGTGAAACATTCCAAGAAATAGACTTTTCGAAACTCCGTCTAACGGAATCAAAAACAGATGCGGAgaaacaaaaatctaaaaatatcgAAACCAGCATTTTGAAAGGTGAACCGATGTATGCCCCTAGGTTGCATGGAAAGGCTGATCACATTTCTAACGCTCTCAAGGTGACCACTGTTCCTGTACCTTATGAATCGACTACATCTATGGAAACGCATTATGCATCAGAGTGTAGTATGAACTTTGAGAACAAACCTCAAAGCACTCCCTACACGTCACAAGATTTACAAGATCGAACAAATAAGCCTAGCAGAAGTGTGACATTCTGCGAACAGATATTGGAAAAGAGTGCAGAGACCAGTGCAGAAAATTCACAAAATATGTCTTCCAGTCAGAATGAAACTACTGTGATTCAGCAGAACACTACAGTAATACCTTCAACATCTGATGCTAATGACTCTGGTACTAGCAAACCGGCAGAAGTGGAGCCAGACGGACCACATACAACTTGGGGAATATTTGATAGCGAAGGAGGGGTGCTAGAAGATAGACAATGGGGTGTATCATTAATAATACCGCCAAAAGCAATAGCTCCGGGAATCAAGCAAAAGATCTATTTTACGGTGTCAGACCCGCGACTCAGCCAGCGAGTGGGGGGACCTCCCATCGATATGGACAATG GTGAAGCGATGCTGTCCCCACTAGTGATGTGCGGGCCTCAAGGCCTCGTGTTTCTGAGGCCTGTGACGCTCCGGCTGCCTCATTGTGCGAACGCTGTGCCCTCACTAGGCCTCACGATCAAGGCCACTGACACTGAAGCCCATCTCAGCACAGATTGGGACCAAATACACCTCCCTGCGACAACCACTTTGAATACTGTTGCTGTGAAAGTTGATCACTTTTAG